The genomic interval GAGGGCCGCGTAGCAGTCCCGCACCGTGTCGACCAGGATGCGCACGCCGACCAGGTCGTAGATGTCGTTGAAGTCCCGACCCCGGACGATCATCTTCTGGTAGATCGAGTAGAGGTGCTTGGGTCGACCGGTGGTCTCCGCCTTGATCTTGGCGGACCTCAGGTCGACCTGCACCTTCTGGGTCACCTGCCGCAGCAGCGCCTCACGCTGCGGCTGGTGCTCCCCGATCAGCCGGTTGATCTCCTCGTAGCGCTTCGGGAAGAGGTTGGCGAAGGCCAGGTCCTCCAGCTCCCACTTGATGGTGTTCATACCGAGCCGGTGCGCCAGCGGAGCCAGGATCTCCAGCGTCTCCTTGGCCTTCTGCTCCCGCTTGGCAGGCGGCAGGAAGGTCAGGGTACGCATGTTGTGCAGCCGGTCGGCCAGCTTGATGACCAGCACCCGGGGGTCCTTGGCCATCGCCACGACCATCTTGCGGATCGTCTCCGCCTTGGCCGCGTCGCCCAGCTTGACCTTGTCCAGCTTGGTGACGCCGTCGACCAGCAGCGCGACCTCGGCGCCGAAGTCGGCGCGCATCTGGTCGAGCCCGTAGTCGGTGTCCTCGATGGTGTCGTGCAGCAGCGCGGCGACCAGGGTGGTGGTGTCCATCCCGAGGTTGGCCAGGATGGTGGCTACCGCCAGCGGGTGGGTGATGTAGGGGTCGCCGGACTTGCGGTACTGCCCGGAGTGCCACCGGGCGGCCATGTCGAAGGCGCGTTGCAGCAACCGCGCGTCCGCCTTGGGGTGCGCGGCGCGGTGCGTCGCGATCAGCGGCTCCAACACCTCGCTCACCTGCGGGGTCTGCCAGGGCGCGTTGAACCGGGCCAGCCGGGCCCGGACCCGGCGCCCGGTGGGCGCGTTGGCCAGGGCGAAGCTCGTCGCGGGCGGCGGTGCGACCCCGGCGGCCATTCCGGCGAACTCGGCGGCCGCGCCGGCCCCCACGGTGGCGCCGACACCGGCCGGCACCGCCCCGCCGTCGACGACGGGACCGACCGGCGACCCGGCGACCGGTGCACCGGCCCCGGCCTGGCTGCCGGCGGCCGGCTGGACCGCGCCGAGCGGTCGGTTCGGCGTGGCCGCCCGTCCGGAGTCAGGCTGGGCCTGCTCGGCGGCGACCACCGGCTCCACCGGCCCACCGGCTCGGACGGACCCGTTGACCTGGGGCTGGCCACCACCGGCGCCGGTCGTGCCGTCGGCAGGGGTATCAGCTTCGTTGGTGGGATGCACCATGCCCTCCGCCGGAGGGGCGACATCGGAAGACACCGGCCTCCTCAACACTTCGCCGGGAATGACCCGACCGTAGCCGGTCGAGCCGGTCCTACGCCAGTCGCGGGCATGTCACCCGGGCCGGCCACGAAGGGCAATCGTACCCGCACCGGCGACCTGGTGACCGTCCTCCGGCGTACGGGCCGGTCGTGGCGGTCAAGCGGGACTAAACAGTCAACAGGGCATGAACCGGACGAGGCGCCAGCCGGTCACGGCCGTTCAGGAAGCTCAGTTCCAGCAGCACGCTGAACCCGGCCACCGTGCCACCGGCCCGCTCCACGAGATCCAGGGTGGCCCGCGCCGTCCCGCCGGTGGCGAGTACGTCGTCGACCACCAGCACCCGGTGTCCGGCCGTGAACGCGTCCTGGTGCACCTCCAGGGTGGCCTCGCCGTACTCCAGGGCGTACGAGGCGGCGTACGCGGCCCGGGGCAGCTTGCCGGCCTTGCGTACCGGCACCACCCCGACCCCGGTGGCGTACGCGATCGCGGCGGCCACCACGAAGCCGCGCGCCTCGATCCCGACCACCACGTCGAACGAGTCCCGGCCGTGGTGGTCGACGATGTCGTCGATCACCTCCCGGAACGCGGCGCCGTCGGCGAACAACGGCATCAGGTCCTTGAACACGACGCCCGGCTTCGGGAAGTCGGGCACGTCCAGTACCCGGCTGGCCACCAGCTGGGCCGTCACCGGGCCGCTGTCGCCGCGTACCTCGGTCGGGGTCTCCGTCACACTGCGTCCTCTCCGGGCAAAGGCGCCCGACCCGCCGCCTGGGCGGCGCGTCGGGCGCCTTTCGATCCGTTCGTCCGGCTCAGCGCCGCTTGCCACCGGGCCGGTTGCCACCGGAGCGGCCGCCCCGGGCGCCACCGGACCGCTTGCCCGACGGCCGGGAGCCGACCTTCGGCGCGGCCCCGGCCAGCGCGGTCGCCTCGGTGGCCGGCGCCGGAGCCTCCTCGCCCGCCGGCTGGTCGGCCGGCGCCTCGGCGGCGGTCGACCGGGCCTGGCCGGGCTGCCGGTTGGGGCGACGCACGGCGGAGGCGTCCCGGCCGCCGCCGGCCCGGCGGGTCAGCACCCGCTGGGTGTGCTGCCGGATCCGCGGCTCGCGGTTCTTCAGCGCCACCAGCAGCGGCGTCGAGAAGAAGATCGACGAGAAGAACGCGGCGCCCATACCGACGAAGAGCACCAGGCCGAGGTCCTTCAGCGTGCCGGCGCCGAGCAGCCCGGCGCCGATGAAGAGCAGACCACCGACCGGCAGCAGGGCGACCACCGAGGTGTTGATCGACCGCATCAGCGTCTGGTTCAGGGCCAGGTTGGCCGCCTCGGCGTACGTCTGGCTGCTGCCCCCGGTGATGCCCCGGGTGTTCTCTTGGATCTTGTCGAAGACCACCACGCTGTCGTACAGGGCGAAGCCGAGGATGGTGAGGAAGCCGACGACGGTCGACGGGGTCACCTCGAAGCCGACCGCCGAGTAGACGCCGGCGGTGAGCAGCAGGTCCAGCAGGAGGCCGGCGACGGCGGCGATCGCCATCCGCAACTCGAACCGGAGCACCAGGTAGCCGGTGACCAGCACCACGAAGATCACCAGACCGAGCAGTGCCCGCTGGGTGATCTGGGCACCCCAGGCCGCGCTGACCCGGTTGTCGCTGATCTCGTCGACCGCGATGCCCAGATCGGCGGCGACCGCCGTGCGGACCTCGGTGGCCTGCTGCTGCTCCAGCGGCGAGGTCCGGAACAGATAGGTGGCGTCGCCGACCCGCTGGCTGGAGACCACCTCGGCCGGCCCCTCCGGGGTCGACTCCTCGGCGAGCGCCGAGTCCAGCGCCTCCTCGGCCCGCTGCATCGTGCCGACGCTGGTCGGCACCTGGAACTCGTTGCCGCCCCGGAACTCGATGCCGAGGTGGAAACCCTGGATCAGGAAGCTGAGGATGGTCAGCAGCACCAACCCACCGGCGATGCCGAACCACAGCTTGCGGCGGGGGACGATGTCGAGACCGGCCTCGCCGCGGTACAAGCGGCTGGCGAGCCCACTCCTGCTCATCTCAGGCCTCCTTCACGCGGGTCTTGCCGGTCGTCGGCGCCTCGTCGTCGTCCTGAGTGTGCAACGCCCGACCGAGACCGCTGACCCGTGGCGACAGGAACGCCGGGGTACGCGCGAACATCGTCATGATCGGATGCCGGAACAGGAAGACGACCACCAGGTCGAGGATGGTGGCCAGACCCAGCGCGAAGGCGAAGCCCTGCACCGTGCCGACCGAGACGAGGTAGAGCACCACGGCGGCCATGATCGAGATCGCGTTCGCCGAGATGATCGTCCGGCGGGCCCGGGCCCAGGCGCGGGGCACCGCGCTGCGCGGGCTGCGCCCCTCCCGGATCTCGTCTTTCAGACGTTCGAAGTAGATGACGAAGGAGTCGGCGGCGACACCCAACGAGACGATGAAGCCGGCGATTCCGGCCAGGGTCAGGGTGAAGCCGATCTGCCGGCCGAGTACCACCAGCGCGCCGAAGACCAGGATCGCGGAGAGGACCAGGCTGAGGAAGATCACCGAGCCGAGCAGCCGGTAGTAGAAGAAGGCGTAGATGATCACCAGGAGCATCCCGATGCCGGCGGCGAGCAGGCCGGCCCGCAGGTGCTCGGTGCCGAGCGTGGCGGTGATGTTCTGCGCCTCCTGCGGCTGGAAGGTCAGCGGCAGGGCGCCGTAGCGGAGCTGGCTGGCCAGCTCGCTGGCGGTGGCGTTGGTGAAGCTGCCGGTGATCTGCGAGTCACCGGTCAGTACGCCCTGGATCTCCGGGGAGGAGATGATCTGGTTGTCGAGTACCACCGCCACCCGGCACCGGCCCTCGTCGCCCAGGGCCGCCTGGTCGCACTGGCTGTCGGTGTTGTTGTACGCCTCGCGGGTCAGGTTGGTCCACTTGCTCTGACCGCTGCCGGTGAAGTCCAGGCTGACCACCCACTGGCTGGTGGTCTGGTCGAGCACCCCGTCGGCGTCCTCGACGTCGGTCCCCTCCACCTTGGCGACGTCCAGCAGGTTCTTCTGCTGGCCGCTCTCGCAGGCGACCACCTGCTGGTCCGACTCCTTGATCGAGCCGGGCGGCCGCTGGTCGAGCTTCTCGCAGGTGATGGTCGGTACGTTGAACTGGATGTTGGCGGGCAGGACCCGGATCTCCTGCGGGGTCAGCTCGGCGAAGGGCTTGAGCTTCTCGGCGAGGGCCGGGTCCGCGCTGAAGTCCGCCGGCGCCTGGAGCGCGGTGGCGGCGGCCCAGGCCTCGGCGCCGACCTTCTGCTCCACCGCCGCGCGCTGGGCCTCCAGGGTCTGGTCGCCCGGAGCCGCCGGGGCGGCGCTGGCCGAGGCGCTCGGTGCCGGCGAGGCGCTGCCGCTCGGGGTCGGCGTCGGGGCCGGAGCACCACCGCCCTGACCGCCGCCGGCACCCGGCGACGAGGTCACGTCCGGAGCCGGGCTGCCGGACGGGCTGGCGCTGCCGGACGGGGCCGGGCTGCCGGAGGGCGCCGGGCTGGCCGAGGCACCGGGCGACGGCGCGGCGTTGACCGGCCCGCCACCGTCGACGGTCTTGAGCACCTTGCGGAACCGCAGCTCGGCCGGGGTGCCGACGTCGTCGAGGTCGGCGTTCTGCCCGGGTACCGAGATCACGATGTTGCGGTTGCCCTCGGTGACCACCTCGGCCTCGGCGACACCTCGGCCGTCCACCCGGGCCTGGATGATCTGCCGGGCCTCCTCGAGGGAGCTGGCGGGGGGCGCCTGGCCGGCCTCGGTGGCCGCCTCCAGGGTCATCCGGGTGCCGCCGATGAGATCCAGGCCGAGCTTCGGCTCAAGCCGCTCCGTCCAGCTTCCCTTGGCCCCGGCGGCGAAGAACACCAGAAGGTAGAGGACGGTGAAGATCAACCCGAGGACGGCCAGCTGCCGCCCGGGTCGCATCTGTCCCTGAGGTGGTGCCACGGCTTTCCTGTCTCCCTGCGCGGTTCGGCCGCTAGTGGTGGGCGGCGGGTCGGACGCCGGTGGAGTCCGGCGACATACGTACCGCACCGGTGGGGGTCCCACCGGCCCGTCGATCTATTATCTTCGATGCCGAACCCGTCCCGTCGGCCGGGTGGGTCATCGAGCGTTTCTCAACCCGGAGAGCGCGGAGCGCACGCCCCGACCTCCACCCACGGCGACCACGGACCGCGAGGGAGGTTGAGCAGGGGGCTCACTCCTTCGCGTCGACCTCTTCGGGTACCGACTCGACCCGCTCCACCTTCTTGACGACCCGGGCGATCGCCGGCCGCGCGTACCGCGTCTGCACGCCGGGCGCCACCTCGAGCATCACGGTCTCGTCGTCCATACCGGTGACGGTGCCGTAGAGCCCGCCGATCGTGACCACCTCGTCGCCGGGGCCGATCGAGGACTGCATCTGCTCGGCCTCGCGACGCCGCTTCTGCTGCGGCCGGATCATCATGAAGTACATGACGACGAAAAGCAGGACAATCATGAGGAGCGGCATGAAACTCCCGGCTCCGCCGCCGCTCTGTGCTGCCAAAGGCACTGTTACGACCTTCCCATCGGCCTCGTCACGGCACGGGTATGCCGGAGCGGAGGCAGGAACTCACGTCCTGTACAAACCGCGGCGAGTCTAGTCCCTGCACCTGAGAACACCGAATGCGGCACAGATCACGAACGGATCACACCTCCTGGGACCCCGCGGAGAAGAGGTCGGGCCCTCCGGGCCCACTCACGCCGAATGTACCATTTGGCGGAGTACGCCCCAAGTGTCGCCAAGCGGCCTCGGTCGCCACCCGCCCCCGGGGCGTCCGGGCCAGCAGACCGGCCCGGACCAGGAACGGCTCGCAGACCTCCTCCACGGTGTCCGGCTGCTCCCCCACCGCCACCGCCAGGGTCGACAACCCCACCGGACCGCCCCGGAACGAGTCCACCAACGCGGTCAGCACCGCCCGGTCCAGCCGGTCCAACCCCAGCTCGTCCACGTCGTAGACCCGCAGCGCGGCCCGGGCGGTCTCCAGGGTCACCGTCCCGTCGGCCCGGACCTCGGCGAAGTCGCGTACCCGGCGGAGCAGCCGGTTGGCGATCCGGGGCGTACCCCGGGACCGGCCGGCGATCTCCGCCGAACCGTCGGAGGTGATCGGCACCCCCAGGATCCGCGCCGAGCGCTGGAGCAGCACGTCCAGCTCGTCCGGGGAGTAGAAGTCGAGATGCGCGACGAAACCGAACCGGTCCCGCATCGGACCGGTCAACAACCCGGACCGGGTGGTCGCGCCGACCAGGGTGAACGGCTCGACGTCCAGCGGGATCGCGGTGGCCCCCGGCCCCTTGCCGACCACCACGTCGACCCGGAAGTCCTCCATCGCGCTGTAGAGCAGCTCCTCGGCCGGCTTGGCGATCCGGTGGATCTCGTCGATGAAGAGCACGTCGCCCTCGGCGAGGCTGGTCAGGATCGCCGCCAGGTCACCGGAGCGCTCGATCGCCGGGCCGCTGGTCACCCGGATCCCGGCACCCAGCTCGGCGGCGACGATGTTCGCCAGGGTCGTCTTCCCCAGGCCGGGCGGGCCGGAGAGCAGGATGTGGTCCGGCGGGGTGCCCCGGCCCATGGCGCCGCGCAGCAGCAGGTCGAGCTGGTCGCGTACCCGGTGCTGGGCGATGAAGTCGGCGAGCCGCTTCGGGCGTACGGTGACCTCCGCGTCCCGCTCGGCGTCGTCCGCGTACGCCGAGACGAGCCCCTCGGGATCGGTCACCGGGTCCTGCCCAGCAGTCGGATCGCCTGCTTCAGCAGCACCGGCACCGGCGGGACCTCACCGTCGACGGTCTCGGCCACC from Plantactinospora sp. BC1 carries:
- the secF gene encoding protein translocase subunit SecF → MSRSGLASRLYRGEAGLDIVPRRKLWFGIAGGLVLLTILSFLIQGFHLGIEFRGGNEFQVPTSVGTMQRAEEALDSALAEESTPEGPAEVVSSQRVGDATYLFRTSPLEQQQATEVRTAVAADLGIAVDEISDNRVSAAWGAQITQRALLGLVIFVVLVTGYLVLRFELRMAIAAVAGLLLDLLLTAGVYSAVGFEVTPSTVVGFLTILGFALYDSVVVFDKIQENTRGITGGSSQTYAEAANLALNQTLMRSINTSVVALLPVGGLLFIGAGLLGAGTLKDLGLVLFVGMGAAFFSSIFFSTPLLVALKNREPRIRQHTQRVLTRRAGGGRDASAVRRPNRQPGQARSTAAEAPADQPAGEEAPAPATEATALAGAAPKVGSRPSGKRSGGARGGRSGGNRPGGKRR
- a CDS encoding adenine phosphoribosyltransferase, producing MTETPTEVRGDSGPVTAQLVASRVLDVPDFPKPGVVFKDLMPLFADGAAFREVIDDIVDHHGRDSFDVVVGIEARGFVVAAAIAYATGVGVVPVRKAGKLPRAAYAASYALEYGEATLEVHQDAFTAGHRVLVVDDVLATGGTARATLDLVERAGGTVAGFSVLLELSFLNGRDRLAPRPVHALLTV
- the yajC gene encoding preprotein translocase subunit YajC, with protein sequence MPLLMIVLLFVVMYFMMIRPQQKRRREAEQMQSSIGPGDEVVTIGGLYGTVTGMDDETVMLEVAPGVQTRYARPAIARVVKKVERVESVPEEVDAKE
- the secD gene encoding protein translocase subunit SecD; translated protein: MAPPQGQMRPGRQLAVLGLIFTVLYLLVFFAAGAKGSWTERLEPKLGLDLIGGTRMTLEAATEAGQAPPASSLEEARQIIQARVDGRGVAEAEVVTEGNRNIVISVPGQNADLDDVGTPAELRFRKVLKTVDGGGPVNAAPSPGASASPAPSGSPAPSGSASPSGSPAPDVTSSPGAGGGQGGGAPAPTPTPSGSASPAPSASASAAPAAPGDQTLEAQRAAVEQKVGAEAWAAATALQAPADFSADPALAEKLKPFAELTPQEIRVLPANIQFNVPTITCEKLDQRPPGSIKESDQQVVACESGQQKNLLDVAKVEGTDVEDADGVLDQTTSQWVVSLDFTGSGQSKWTNLTREAYNNTDSQCDQAALGDEGRCRVAVVLDNQIISSPEIQGVLTGDSQITGSFTNATASELASQLRYGALPLTFQPQEAQNITATLGTEHLRAGLLAAGIGMLLVIIYAFFYYRLLGSVIFLSLVLSAILVFGALVVLGRQIGFTLTLAGIAGFIVSLGVAADSFVIYFERLKDEIREGRSPRSAVPRAWARARRTIISANAISIMAAVVLYLVSVGTVQGFAFALGLATILDLVVVFLFRHPIMTMFARTPAFLSPRVSGLGRALHTQDDDEAPTTGKTRVKEA
- the ruvB gene encoding Holliday junction branch migration DNA helicase RuvB, which produces MTDPEGLVSAYADDAERDAEVTVRPKRLADFIAQHRVRDQLDLLLRGAMGRGTPPDHILLSGPPGLGKTTLANIVAAELGAGIRVTSGPAIERSGDLAAILTSLAEGDVLFIDEIHRIAKPAEELLYSAMEDFRVDVVVGKGPGATAIPLDVEPFTLVGATTRSGLLTGPMRDRFGFVAHLDFYSPDELDVLLQRSARILGVPITSDGSAEIAGRSRGTPRIANRLLRRVRDFAEVRADGTVTLETARAALRVYDVDELGLDRLDRAVLTALVDSFRGGPVGLSTLAVAVGEQPDTVEEVCEPFLVRAGLLARTPRGRVATEAAWRHLGRTPPNGTFGVSGPGGPDLFSAGSQEV